The Strigops habroptila isolate Jane chromosome 14, bStrHab1.2.pri, whole genome shotgun sequence genomic sequence GAACCGGCGAGCAGCGGCCCGCCCCCCCGGAGGGGATCCGAAGCAAAGTCGCGATAGGCGCGCAGAGGCGGGTGGCGGCCGTCCCGCCACCGCGATCCATGCCGGAGCCGCGCCAGCCGGACCCCCGCGAGGACCCCCCGGGAGCCGGCCCCGGCGCTGCCTGCCCCGCGGAGCCCCAGCGAGCCGCGCTCACCTGCGGGGCTGgagccgcccgccccggcctcGCTCCGCTCCCGATGCGCtcccgcggcggcggccgcgctcCCCGGGCACCTCCGGGACGGgtgcggcggggcggggcctcGCGCGCGAACCGCCCTCCGGGGGGGCGGGGCCTACGGCGGGACACGCCCACACGGGGCGGAGCCACAACGGGGCGCGCGCGGCCATGGGGCGGGGCCTCGCATGCAAATGACGCTGAGCCGCGGCCGACCCCTCCCTCTCGCTCATGAATAATTCATAAAACCGCTCGCGCGGGGCCAATCACAACGCGGCCACCGCCACGCGCTGCCTGCCGCGGGGAGAGCGcgcccccgcccgccgcggggACGCGGAGCCGGGAGCCGCGGgcagcgcccggccccgccgccaccgACGGAACACGCGGGGAGACCCCACGGCCGCGGCGGGGCACAGCCCGAGCTCTGCCAACCCGTGCCAAAGCTTGGAATTACCTCCCACACAGGGCCAGAGGCGGCCAACGTGTCAGCCGAGCTTCCCAAAGAGACTTCCATTAAAATGCTCGTTTCTGTCATCTTCTTGCAACATCCAGCCGGTCCGCGTTGCGCCGGTATCAGTCTGTATCGCAGCCCCATCCCGGTGCAGGCTCCGTCAGAGGCTGTGGTGCTGAGCAaggcagccacagtttctcaaTCCTCCCTGCAGTGGTTATTAAATGGTAATTGTTTCGTGCTGAATCAGGGAGTCTGCCCCAGCGAAACTCACTGGGTGGCTCTCGTGGAGTTCATCGATACAATTCCACCTTGGCATAAGCAGATGAGACTGATTGAAAACAACGGGAGTGAGTCTGACCCAATTCCAGGACAAACGTTGAGCCCCATGGGTCAGGCTGGAGCTCTTCTGGCTGTGCCTGTTCTTAGAAACTCCCTTCCCACTGCCTTTAATCTGTGCAGCGCTCTGGGAGAACGCTGAGGCCACAAGCTGGAGCTGCCAACCCCGTATCTGAAGAGGACTATCAGAGCAAAAGCACTGcttggaggagggaggaagaggaaggggagggtgTGCGGGAGGAGCTATCAGACCCCCAGAGCCCTGCTGActttcagcatctgaaaacaGGGGTTTGTTCATGGAACAGGACCAGGTGcagtgctcccagcagcagatCCCAGCCACCTTGAGCTACAATACCTCTGACTGTGCAGGAGGAAGGTGTCATGTGCCCACAGGAGCTGCACATGGACATAGCGGCTCCTGCCCTCCCAGGTGGCAAGGCTGGATCCAAACGCAGATGGGCACAAGAGTGGGGTTACACAGCCATGGGGCTGTATTACCATGAACAGGAATTCACCAGCTGGTGCTAATGGGGTCCCAGTAGCCTCCCCTGAGCATCTTCCTCTGCATAACTTACTTTCTGGGGAATTAAGAACCACACTGAGAAGCCGCCATTgttggaaaaggctttttttattgcttcacCTTCTCCCCATCTCaacaaaggaattaaaaaattaccaaataaaatacatctaaACCAGTCGCTATGAAAAACCTGGACACTGGACACCCCGTGCTCACCAGAGTGGGCTCTGGCCCCTGGCACTGGCACTTCTGCATGGAGGCTAAAGCAAATTCAGTACCTGGATATCCCGGTGGGAAGCTCCCGCAGCAGGGCCTGGAACGCAGTGATGTCCTTGGTCTGGAGCACAACAGCCTCAGGACTGGAAGGCTCATGAGGAATTTGTAGTTTCTTTCCGTACTCGGAAAACTCTCTCATTTGCAAAAGACAAGGATCCACAGTCAGGAAAGAGAGTGCCAggctggaacagcagcaggacagcccTGGTGAGACTGTCGGACACAGTGTGGCGATACCAGTGGCCAAACACCTCCGAGCTGCTCTAGCCTGAGGCTGAGGTGCCATCAGCAAGGAGCGAGGCTTTTTGTGACCTTCAGCTGATGCAAGTGTGTTCAAGGCACAGTTTCCTACTCTTAAATGCCTGGAAACTTTACTCTGGGTGGTTGAGCTTTATGGCTGTGCCTTTTCCAGATCAGGATCTTATTGGATGGTTGCTGGTGCAGCTGAATGACAGAGGCTCAGGCCACCACCACTGATCTGATCAGCTTATTCCGTCCCTGGCTGACCTCAATGACTCTCCAACCATTCCACTGGTGTGACACAGTGGTTCTTAACACGTGACAAGAGGATCACCAGGAAAGTGTTTTCTAATGGTCCACAGGTCAGATGAAAAAGGCGGACTAGTGGTCCACAAGATGAGAAAGCTGGAGAACCAGTGGCTTCAAGAACAAAGCAGTGTGTATTCCAGTCCAGAAATGCTCAGCTAAGCCATGCACATTTGCTTGCTGTAAATTTTGCTATTATGCCTGAGACAACTGGGTGGGTGAAGTCTGTAACAGTGAATAAAGTGGTCAACTACCCAAGGTTCCAGTTCTCATAGgctctgttttctgtaatatttcattaatcAAGAAGGCAAATCCTGAGTAAAGCTCTTCCCTTCATCCCATGCCATTTCTGCAAGTGACAGCAACTTCAGTGATTAACATCAACTGGCAGCTTGAATTCCTTCAGTGAATAGAAGGCAATTTCTCCATGATCCACCAGCGCAAAGACCACGGGGATGTCCCCACTCTGATACGTAACCTGCTTCAAAGCCCGGAGGGATGGGATCTGCTCATCaaagctgcagggagaaaaaaatatcctgttGTTCTCAAAGTGAGAGGAATACAGAGACAAAGTTGTCCTGGCCAGCAACTACAAAGGCTCAGGATTTGGTAGTGACCCTCCCCACCCCTTTCAGTGAAAGCAGGAGGCTGCCAGCACTGCAtgccaggagctgggagctgccaaATCCTTTGCCAAAACCAAGGGCAACTGCCTACTGCTCCACACTGTGCCCATTAGATGCAGCTCACAGGGTGACTGGCAAATTGCCGGCCCACTGCAATCTTAGTATCTTTGTGCTAGGCAGATCTTCAGGTTGCTGGGATCAACAtctgagctgcttttcccttctttaaacTCTGCAAAGTCTCTTTGcttctaaatgaaaacatttctgcagcaagGCTCATCCATCCTACTTGCTCACGACAGACCTTTGTAAAACTGGATCACTACCTCCCCTGCTCTACTACAGCTGCAGAAAGTTGAAGCGGGACAATTTTTATCTATCAAAATTAGACAAGGCAGAGACTGAACTTTGTACCTGCCTGCAGAGTTTAAGTATCAGGTTCTGATCCAGCAAGAAAGGGGACACCTATCCCATGTTCATACTGATCTTGAAGTTACATTTGACAAAGATCAAAATACTAAAGCCATGGTCCTGAGCCTGTGGGAGGTACATCGCTACAGAAATCCACTGGGATCTGCACTGGCTGAGGATTCAGGAACCATACAGCTTCCTGCAAACCTGAGCTCAGAGTTTCACAAGTATTGCATAAACACAGCCTTGACTTCTTATCCCTGACTCTAGTAATACATGACATGAGCAGCAACCAGATGACCAAATAGTGTGGGCTGAATGCAAGGGGTGGGGGAATTGTCAGCCACAGCCTCCAGCAAAGGAGGAACTGAAAGgtaaaaagaataattctggGCAGGACCACCCTCAAGGGAGGCACTGGGATGATCTGTAAAGCTCACAAGATGCCAGGTCATTTATACATCATTAAGACATCACTTCCACAACAGCAACTGTGATGTTTCAGAACACAGCATAAGACCCCTGGATACCTCCGAACACACATCCTGACATATGGCTTCCCGGGGTTTGTCTTCTTAAACCTGGCCACAGCATCTGCTTGATACACATTGAAGTGGATTTTCATGTCCTCCGGGTCCTCCTGCAGGCTACAGAAGAGACAACACATCCACCTTCATATGGGATTGAAGCACTGTAAGATATAGACACACCAAAGGAAAGAGGGGGCGAAAGCTCTTGAAGCCCAGCTAGTTTGGACCCTTTGAAAGGCTTCACCCCCCAAAGGACTGACCCCGCAACTGTTCCCATTCCTTCCCACACCTTTCCTGTAGTCAGACCAGAGCAAGCTCCTGCCCCCCACCtaccctgctccctcctctgcaACCCCCCTTGCAAGAAGCAGCGCTaacagatacagaaataaagccctgctctgccctgcaggGACCCCACACAAACACCACGCAGACTCTTTGAGTCAAGAGCAGAACCAAAAGTCCCAAAGCCAAGGTTTTATAATCACTCCAGCAGGGATGGCAGCGTATTGCAGGGATGAGCACAGATGAAACCCAAGCAAACCTCTGGGGGAGGTGACATGGCTGGGGTGCAGAGACGGAACGACAGGAAAAGAGAGCAACCCTGATGTTTTATCTGGCCTGGAATGCCCCAGATCTGTGCTGCAGGACCTGGTACCTCATAGAAATGTCAGCCCCTCACTACAGATGCAACAGGGTCCTGAAGCGCTGTATTCTCTTGGCATCCTGGATGCCAGGCAGCTCCCAAATTGCTGCCATGAGCATCTCGCAGACCTCACAAGCAGGGACCGTCACAAGACATCTCCACTCCCTAACAGCTATGAGGTGGCTGGCTGGATACTAACCGGGAGGCTCCATCCAGGATGTGGGAGGGCTGCAGCACACTGATCTGCTGGAGGAGCGCagctggagggagaaggaacaGGAAAGGATAAGACCAGCTATTTCTCTCCCAGGGCACTCCAagcacaccaccaccacccacaaGCCTTCCTCTTCTGACAATGGCTGGCAGCACCACAGTCACCACTGGCTACTTCAAAGACCTCAACTTCCTCATCTCCTCCCAGCACACAGCCCACAACACCCTGCAGTTGCTTTGCATCTTGCTGGCCCTGATTTCACTTGCTGAACAGCCCAGCAGAAAGGACTGCAGTACAGTAGGACATGGGGAATGGATTAGAAGACCTCCCAAGGCCGTATTTATCCTGGCATTTGAGTGGACTATagaaagagatggaaaggcagacaagctttcttctctctcctcacGCCCATGGCTGGgctcctctgcctgctttgCCTAGGCCTCTAATGACATTCTCCTTCTCAAGGTACTGTTCCCTAAACTGATGTTCAGCTTCTCCACATCAtcccttttgctgctgtgaatCAGGCAACTTTTCACagagctggggggaaaaaaggtgtcCATCTCCAGTACCTGATGAGGTAGCTTCATCTGGCCGCAAAAGCGGCGTGACAGCTTGGTCCCAGAGATGCAGCGGTCGTTTCCACATCCTCTGCTGGCTCCTCTGCTCCAAAAGGGCTTTGTACTCCTGCCAGCTGGAGCAGCGCCTCACCTCCCTGTCAGCATTGACACTGCTCTTGTACCTGCTCTCCCTCTCTCGCTGCTCCCTTTCCTTCCGTGACAGCTTCTCCTGTTTCTGATTGATGCATGAGCACCAGTAAGCTGCATCAACCTCCCTGCCCGGCACGTTCTCCGGCAGGAGCCCGTCATCAGGTGAGGGCAGATGTGTGCATGGCTGGTCTGGGGCCATGTTTGGCAAGACAATGGTGCTAAAATCCCAGCGCGGTGCATGGGTACCAATGCTGCTCTCCTTGTGgtctccagcccagctcttgGAGGGGCTCAGGGAATCCTTTTGTCCTGTATCAAGGGGAACTGGGTTTGACTCTCCCTCTCCACTGCCAGCATCCGATTCCTTTGGCTGCTCTGACAAAGGCTTTTCCTCCATGGCAAGGCAGCTGGACTCTCCACAGTTATCTCCAGCTTTTTTGGAGGTACCTTCAGCCTCTGGAAGGTCCTCCAATACCTTGTGTTTCTTCTCATGTGACCtaaagacagaagcagcagcataaaaGGGAGAGCAGCATGTGGTAGAACTTTATTCCCTTTGAATCCTGCCCCCTCCCTGCTAACAGGAAGAATGCAGTCTGACAAGATGGCAAAGGTGGCAGGAACCCCCAGACAGGTCTGCAAACCCTTGACAACAACCTCTTGGCTGGAAGGAGTGCGTCTGCTTGTGTGAcaaaatgagaagagaaaaaagcaacaaccccctgcaacacTCCcagcttggggaagagtggctggaaagctgctcggtggAAAAAGACCTTGGGGTGATGATTcatggagctgaacatgagcagcttgtgcccaggcagccaagaaggccaacggcatcctggcctgtatcagcaccagtgtggcagcagggccagggcagtgactgtccccctgcactgggcactggtgaggctgcacctcgaatcctgtgtcagttctgggcccctcactgcaagagagacatcgaggtgctggagcggggccagagaagggcaccggagctggtgcagggcctggagcacaagtgtgatgaggaacggctgagggacctggggggtttagtctggagaagagaaggctcaggggggaccttctcgctctctgcaactgcctgacaggaggatggagccaggagggggctggtctctgctcccaaggaacaagggatgggacaagaggaaacggcctcaagctgccccaggggaggtttagatggagctgaggaacaattccttccccagagggtgctcaggcattggaactggctgcccagggcagggctggagtcaccgtccctgcaagtgttcacacactgtgtagacgaggcctcagtgccatgggttagtggtggccttggcagtgctgggggaatcGTTGGACTTGATCCTAAAGGTTTTTCCCGCCCaactgattctgtgattctaaaagCAGGCGAAAACCAAGCACTGAATGCCAAAAGAATATATTTCTCAGCAGTCTGACATGAGGTTTAACTTCAACACTCAGAATCCCAGCCTTGATCTGTATACACACATGCTCCCACCTGCCATGCAGCCTCCACACACCCCATAAACTGACCCAAACACCTCCATGCAAACATCATGGATTTCAGCCAAGCTGAAACCTTCCTGCCAGCACCTCTTACTGGTATGAGATTCAGTCCCTTGTCCCAGATGGGGCAATTCTTAAACCAGCAGTTTTATCTTCCAATTCCTAGGATTTCCTAACTCCTCAGGGACTGATTCACTTGGCAGCAGGAAAGGACCCACAGACCAGGCTCATCCTCCCTTGCCTCTCACAGGATGATGCCACCTACTGGAAGCTGTCAGAATCTGTCTGCATTTTGGCGACGTTTAGAGGCCACGTGCAAGGATCAGGACCCAACTAtgctctctgctgtgcagcCCTAGAGTGTAAGTTGCATTGAGGGGATAGGTAAGTGCAAGACGCACTGTGGTGTCCATGCTCCCTCTAAAAAGGAGCAAGACAACACACTTGCCATGTGTTTCTTCTGCACTAGCCTCTCTACCCCTCTATTTTGGCATCTCACCATGGCAGTTGGCAGGTTCAGGGGCAGTTTGCCTCTCTTAGCACGAGGATGCAGTGATGAAGTAGCTGTTCCTGAGCCAGCAGGGCCTGGGAGAGGATGGAAGAAGGCTTTGGGCCACATCCTTACCGGGGACTGGAACTCCTCCTCCTTTTGCGATGGTGTTTCCCAGAGCTCTTGCAGTGACTTTCCAAGTTCAATTGCCTCTCGTAGGGAGACAGAACAGTGCTGCAAGGAGACACCAACACAGAGGCTGAGAGCAGGGTGGAATTGCCCTTTTTGCTCAGCCCCAGAATACAGCAACgaaaactttttcttccaggCACGGAAAATCCACAAGCAGGACCAGGATGGTCCTCAGTTCATGCCACATTTCATGTTCCCAATCACCTCCTCAAGAGGGAGGAGCAAGGAAGGGTAGAGTGCCACTTTTAGCCTTTAATCCTCCCAAGAGATGGAATGCAGGGTCAAAGTCCTCTTCGCTGCCGTTCCACTGGGGCCACATagcaggcacagagctgctcagggtcttcagaaaggagaaagcagcacgGAAAGGAAAAGTTGGTTACCTGGGGTCGAATCTCAGCACAATGTAACCCAGTTGCTTCAAGTGGCTGAACACCTtagagcaaaggaaagcaaaagggtTAAATGACTACCCTCAACACAATTTACTTCAGTTCTGCTATCGCTGAGCAAACATAGTGCAGCATTCACAGAGGGGAAAATGCCAGGGTGAGGACCCAAAGCAAAGGTGGGAAAACAGGAACTGATCATCTAGAAAACTGAGTGGGAAAAACTTCCCTCCCTGACTGTCCCACTCCGCTCTCCACCACTGGAGGAGGTGGTGTGGCAGAGGCTGGGCTCCCTGCACCAGCTGGAGGTCCCAACACACCTGGTAATGTGGCAGGTCCATTGCCTCCTGGGACAGCAGGATCTCGTAGGCTTCCTCAATGGACAGGGGAAGATCCCTGTGAAAGAGCTGAACAGAGCCCTGCAGGGCAAAAGCTTTGTGTTGAGAGAATCACAGAGAACAAACCTATGCAAGCTCACACTGTTCTCTTCCCACGGGTCCTGACAGCTGGTCCCAGCACCCTCCTTGACAGGATATCCATGTGTCACCTGGATTATTCACAGTCCCTCTCCCATGCCCAGTTCCCCCATGCCCTTATTTTAGCAGCCAGGCAATCAGTACCCGCCCACCGCTGtcagctccagcactgcacCTGTTTGGAGGACACTGCAGGGAGCACAATGCTcaactattaaaataattattgctTTGGGAGATAAATTTCTTTAACTTTGATGATCTCAGTGACTCAGGACACAGCACAACTACAAAACCTTCCAGAACCAGTACaactgagagagctggagcagaggaattGATGGTGTTCTCAGATGCCACCAATTGGTGGCTCCTCTGAAGCATTTACTGCAGCCCCAGTGATCCCATCAGTACATTCCCAAGGCAATAGCAACTTGCCTCCCACGGGCAGTTGTAGGCAAAGCCTCTTTTTTGACcttgctgttttggttttttttagaaagtgtttgctcaaacaaagcaaacactaCATTAGGAGCCACAGCTCCCCCCTAGCATAGGCTGAAGGCATCTAACTGGGGAGAGACCTTGTACTCAGCAACTGACCAAATAACTGAATTTTCATCAATTTGTTCTCAACCTATTTGTCAAAATGGCAGAGCTAGAAAAGCCCAACCTTTGCAGTTTGGATTTAAGGGATGCCCATTATCTGATTAAGTtttgctaaaggaaaaaaaaagttccccTTTAGATCAAACTGATTACAGGCTTTGGTGGacagacaaaaaaatccctctttaCAGCAAAGAAATCCAGCTGAGCCTTCACCAGCATTTCTGCAAGCAGAGAAGCACTGAAAGCAACTTAATCTCACTCCCGTCTGCCccatttaaacttttttctgcCATACATACTGAGAAAAGATGCCAAGTAGGAAGCCCAAATATCTCTGATTAAGTGTCAAGCACGTACAGCGCTGGCTGCTCCAGAACTGTCTCTCCTACCAACACCCTTCACACAGAAAGGTCTGATTAAGTGCCTCAGTGTGGCCCTACCAGGCTCGAGAGCTTCACTAATTCCTATCAGCTTCAAGGAGAAGCACAGAAAACCTGTGCTAAGGAACTTCTGAACCCTGCCACTGCAAAATCTGTAAGATACGCTGGGGACAAGGGATGAAGTCAGCTCATGACAGAAAAAGTACTGACCAGTCTCAGATGTCCTTATTAACTGTATACCAGttctgaggaaaaaagtttCTCAGTGTCAAACCCTTTTATTCCAATTAACTCCTGCAAGGAACAGCAGATAATGGTTTGATCTCATTTCCAGAAATTCCCAAAACATTGTGTTTTCCTGGACTGTGGAAGGCCAAGTCCCCATACACAGATTTCATTAAAGAAGTAATACATAAATGTGTGCTTCATCACCTCCAGAGCAAGAAAGTAGAGATCTCAATAGAAAACTTTGTAACTTGCTTCTCATGCTTCTTTCGCTCTGGTAAGAAAGCTGATTCATTCCTGCTGTACTAACAGAAATTCAGATCAATTAAAACTCTCCTTGTCTCTATCATTGTATTTGACATAGGAATGAGTCAAAAATAATACCAGTGGAATAAACTGGCCACTGACACATGCTGTCAATGacacaggctgctgcagagtACAAAATAGGAACCCATGGCCTGgagacaaacagcagcaggcGAAAAGAGACCATTCCGCAAGAACCAGGGGTTTATCAGCTGCTCAAACTCCACCAGTGACCAAGACAAGTCAAGTGATTTCAGAATCAGTCTAGAATATTGGCTAGAAGGCCAAttgtatcttgggctgcatccagagggccagcaggccaagggaggtgattctgcccctctactctgctctggtgagtcctcacttggagcactgcatccagctctggagtcctcagtacaggaaagacatggacctgtgGAGagtgtccagagaagggccacaaaaatgatcagatggatggagcacctctcctatgaggaaagactgagagcgttggggttgttcagcctgaggAGGAGAAGATTCCAGGGAGAACTTATTGTGGCCTTTCCGTtcctaaaaggggcctataagaaagagggggagagactttttagcaggataggacaaggagtgatggctttaaactaaaagagggagattcaggctggacgtgaggaaaaaagtctttacaatgagggtagtgaaacactggcaccagttgcccagagaggtggtggatgcaccatccctggagacgttcaaggccaggctggatgtggttctgggcaactgGATCTGGTTGAAGgtgcccctgctcattgcaggggagttggactagatttgctttgaaggtcccttccacccaaactattctatgattctaaagcTGCTACAGCTGTCCCAGTCATTCCAGAAGGATGCAATGCCCCCGCCCATGCACAGGTATCCTACTTACACACTCCAGCAGGTACAGAGCTTCCTCGGGCAGAAGGCACTGTTTGCCATGCTGTGTGAACCCCATGGTGTGCCAGAACTTCCCCTGGAACAGAAGCACAAATCCGTGACGGGCTTTGGCTGGTCCCTGCTGACAACCAGTTCTCTCTCACTTCAAGAATCAAATTAAGGAATCTGCAAAGGCCAGCAGCAGATGATGGCACCAAGTACACTCTGTAGCAGACTCACCGCAGGGGACTGCAGCTCCACAATGCCCTGTCCTGGCTTCCACTCAGCTTTCACCAGATTCCCCCTGAGAAGGTTAAAGATTAGTTTGTTATTACTGGCACGTCCTACAGTCAACTCCTGCTGTAGCAACAAAACAAGCTCAAGAAGGTGTCAAAAGGCAGCAGACTTCCAGGTGGCATTTTTACAGGTTAAGGCCTTAGAAAGACATCATCCTCTGGACTTAGCAGCACCAGCTGAAGATTTTATCATCGCCAACTAGTTAAAAGTGTCTTCAGCCAGCACCACAGACATCTGTCCATAGGCTACAGCAGCCAGCTGGGGAGGCATGGCCTAAACCATGATAGATTATACAACTGTTCAGATGCTGCCAAGACACTCAAATTGCTGTATCCCACCCACAGGGGCttatagggaagaaaaaaaaaaaacccaaacacaaacccaaTCAAAAACTAGCAAATGGAACACTGAAGGCTGAGTTTTCAAGAAtgcaaacattcatttttagcAGCTGGCTTAAGGAAACAGATTGCAGGGTCCACCACGGACTTGCTCTACATCTTTAGTCAGTAGCACAGTTTCCTCAtctgaaaggaaacataaaCCTACCCAGtcaccctcccacccccagAGCCTCAACTGCTGCTCCAGATAAGTGTTTACAGATGTACTTGAACAAATCTGACTGTGACAGCAGTGGAAGATAATGCAGGAAGACCTGCCTGTGTGTTGGAGGTCACCATCCTAGAGCTCCCACGCGTGTGATTTTATATGACTAGTTTCTGCTGCTACTGAACAGTGCAGACAGAGAAACCGTGACCAGAAAACAACTGGCCAAATGGTGTGCACTGAGAGGTAGTGTGTGAAAGTCTCCCAAGAAACTGTAAACTCCAGAGACTGGTAGCGCTGTTAAAACCACTAAAACTGATAAACCAAGGATGCTGAGAGGAGGCCAAATCTGCACAAGGCCACACACAAGCATCTGCTtcagtgagtccagaggagaccatggagatgctccaagcgctggagcagctctgctctggagggctgggctggttcagcctggagaagagaaggctcctgaaggggagaccttagagcagctccagtgcctaaaggggctccaggaaacctggagaggggctttggacaagggcctgcagggacaggccaaggggaatggctttaacctgccagaggggagactgagatgagatctcaggcagaagct encodes the following:
- the TSEN54 gene encoding tRNA-splicing endonuclease subunit Sen54 — its product is MEAGGSRRLSAAQPLAASGRKAPKRAQGQKDFIPDGSAEQAEKLRLCQEEQWRLLSEERVQRRGNLVKAEWKPGQGIVELQSPAGKFWHTMGFTQHGKQCLLPEEALYLLECGSVQLFHRDLPLSIEEAYEILLSQEAMDLPHYQVFSHLKQLGYIVLRFDPSTVLSPYERQLNLESHCKSSGKHHRKRRRSSSPRSHEKKHKVLEDLPEAEGTSKKAGDNCGESSCLAMEEKPLSEQPKESDAGSGEGESNPVPLDTGQKDSLSPSKSWAGDHKESSIGTHAPRWDFSTIVLPNMAPDQPCTHLPSPDDGLLPENVPGREVDAAYWCSCINQKQEKLSRKEREQRERESRYKSSVNADREVRRCSSWQEYKALLEQRSQQRMWKRPLHLWDQAVTPLLRPDEATSSAALLQQISVLQPSHILDGASRLQEDPEDMKIHFNVYQADAVARFKKTNPGKPYVRMCVRSFDEQIPSLRALKQVTYQSGDIPVVFALVDHGEIAFYSLKEFKLPVDVNH